The following are from one region of the Nocardioides marmotae genome:
- a CDS encoding alpha/beta hydrolase, producing the protein MSFLRRQIVTAALTANAIRPLPGFRPGIPAFMAGWLVGELAPHALALTVADAAAHARGPRRDVRGLALAAASTAGLSYLVWQARKVQHQAEDSLVEALGADYVEQLDAEPTPADLAVPWRRLVNPFRMRDARVRVEKNIAYDPAIGKRGLLDVYSPADGVPDGGAPVLIQVHGGGWTIGNKDQQGIPLMQHLAGKGWVCVAINYRLSPRAEWPAHVIDVKKAIAWVKANIAEHGGDPDYIAITGGSAGGHLVALAALTPGDAAYQPGFEDADTSVQVAVPHYGVYDFAGSTGTRAAEQLRDLFLAPRVLKTTFAADPQAFEDASPILRITPEAPDFFVLHGAYDTLVPVAQARAFVEKLRRISKRSVVYAELPGAQHAFDIFPSIRSSHVVRAIDRYLHWHWNQYRRERGRVAG; encoded by the coding sequence ATGTCGTTCCTGCGCCGTCAGATCGTGACCGCCGCGCTCACCGCGAACGCGATCCGGCCCCTGCCCGGCTTCCGCCCCGGCATCCCCGCGTTCATGGCCGGCTGGCTGGTCGGGGAGCTCGCCCCGCACGCGCTGGCGCTCACCGTCGCCGACGCCGCCGCGCACGCCCGCGGCCCGCGGCGCGACGTCCGCGGGCTGGCGCTGGCGGCCGCGAGCACGGCGGGCCTGTCCTACCTCGTCTGGCAGGCCCGCAAGGTCCAGCACCAGGCGGAGGACAGCCTGGTCGAGGCGCTCGGCGCCGACTACGTCGAGCAGCTCGACGCCGAGCCGACGCCCGCCGACCTGGCGGTGCCGTGGCGGCGCCTGGTCAACCCCTTCCGCATGCGCGACGCCCGCGTCCGGGTCGAGAAGAACATCGCCTACGACCCCGCGATCGGGAAGCGCGGTCTCCTCGACGTCTACTCCCCCGCCGACGGCGTGCCCGACGGCGGCGCACCGGTGCTGATCCAGGTGCACGGCGGCGGCTGGACGATCGGCAACAAGGACCAGCAGGGCATCCCGCTCATGCAGCACCTGGCCGGCAAGGGCTGGGTGTGCGTGGCGATCAACTACCGGCTCTCCCCGCGCGCGGAGTGGCCCGCCCACGTCATCGACGTGAAGAAGGCGATCGCCTGGGTCAAGGCCAACATCGCCGAGCACGGCGGCGACCCCGACTACATCGCGATCACCGGCGGCTCGGCGGGCGGCCACCTCGTCGCGCTCGCCGCCCTCACGCCCGGCGACGCGGCGTACCAGCCCGGCTTCGAGGACGCCGACACCTCCGTGCAGGTCGCGGTGCCGCACTACGGCGTGTACGACTTCGCCGGCTCGACCGGCACCCGGGCCGCCGAGCAGCTGCGCGACCTCTTCCTCGCCCCGCGCGTGCTCAAGACGACCTTCGCGGCGGACCCGCAGGCCTTCGAGGACGCCTCGCCGATCCTGCGGATCACCCCCGAGGCGCCCGACTTCTTCGTCCTGCACGGCGCCTACGACACGCTCGTCCCGGTCGCCCAGGCGCGGGCCTTCGTCGAGAAGCTGCGGCGGATCTCGAAGCGTTCGGTGGTGTACGCCGAGCTGCCCGGCGCCCAGCACGCCTTCGACATCTTCCCCTCGATCCGCAGCTCCCACGTCGTCCGCGCCATCGACCGCTACCTGCACTGGCACTGGAACCAGTACCGCCGCGAGCGCGGCCGCGTCGCCGGCTGA
- a CDS encoding NAD-dependent epimerase/dehydratase family protein, which produces MSEQAADAPVVVVTGANGFVGAATCAALVERGARVRGVVRRAGTAPSGVEERVGEFSDPGFAASVVDGASAVVTTVHPMAADRETQHRVGVEGTTTIARAARDAGVRRLVHVSTAAVYDRSPGADDVDESSALVGEDAGDYGVTKRDTDASLAAVEAITRVLVRPPAILGPGATSVWNTLRPGAIRENPAARRTAPDRSFAWVHVTDLATFLADVATGAVPDAEDPARGPVAGECTPVNLAAEPARARDYFGTVAEAVGVEPEWVEEPVWTGRIVADRARGWGWSPAVTLDAALTELAEGLR; this is translated from the coding sequence ATGAGCGAGCAAGCAGCAGATGCCCCCGTCGTCGTGGTGACCGGCGCGAACGGCTTCGTCGGGGCCGCCACCTGCGCGGCCCTGGTCGAGCGCGGCGCGCGGGTCCGCGGCGTCGTACGTCGGGCCGGGACGGCGCCGTCCGGCGTCGAGGAGCGGGTCGGAGAGTTCTCCGACCCCGGGTTCGCCGCGTCGGTGGTCGACGGCGCGAGCGCGGTCGTCACGACCGTGCACCCGATGGCCGCGGACCGCGAGACCCAGCACCGCGTCGGGGTCGAGGGCACCACGACGATCGCCCGGGCCGCCCGCGACGCCGGGGTACGCCGCCTGGTGCACGTCTCGACGGCCGCCGTCTACGACCGCTCGCCCGGGGCGGACGACGTGGACGAGTCCTCCGCGCTGGTCGGTGAGGACGCGGGCGACTACGGCGTCACCAAGCGCGACACCGACGCCTCGCTGGCCGCCGTCGAGGCGATCACGCGGGTGCTCGTCCGGCCGCCGGCGATCCTCGGGCCGGGGGCGACCTCGGTGTGGAACACCCTGCGCCCCGGCGCCATCCGCGAGAACCCGGCCGCGCGGCGTACCGCCCCGGACCGGTCGTTCGCGTGGGTCCACGTCACCGACCTCGCGACGTTCCTCGCCGACGTGGCGACCGGCGCCGTGCCCGACGCCGAGGACCCGGCCCGCGGCCCGGTCGCGGGGGAGTGCACGCCGGTCAACCTCGCCGCCGAGCCGGCCCGGGCCCGCGACTACTTCGGGACCGTCGCGGAGGCCGTCGGCGTCGAGCCGGAGTGGGTCGAGGAGCCGGTGTGGACCGGCCGGATCGTGGCCGACCGCGCCCGCGGCTGGGGCTGGTCGCCTGCGGTCACCCTCGACGCCGCGCTCACCGAGCTCGCCGAGGGACTGCGGTGA
- a CDS encoding acyl-CoA dehydrogenase, protein MSIGISDEHVELADSLRKWAASLDGPALVRAAEGEAAEPFAATWQAVTEMGVATIGLPEAAGGGGGSELDQAVALEACARELVPGPLLGPVVAQALLGETEVAAAIGGGAVVAIGLSDLVWDVPSATHVLAEVADGWRVLPVEAVTVTPGTGLDLSRRYGAVTVEDPAAGVAVPGLSRELLHRTAVTYAAAEAAGLARWCLDTAVEYAKVREQFGQKIGAFQAVKHLCAQMLETVEAITGAAWDVASAARPGTAGADDDQWAFAADVAAVTCFDGAVEVAKSCIQVLGGIGFTFEHDAHLYLRRAVALRSLLGSTDEAARRLTARAVGGTRRRLEVDLEGRDEAVRADVRARVEAIAARPEDERRAALVDAGYLMPHWPAPYGIGADAVTQLVIDTELARAGVTRPDIVIAGWALPTILEHGTDAQRERFVAPSLRGELVWCQLFSEPGSGSDLASLRTRAEKVEGGWRLTGQKVWTSVADRADWGICLARTDPDAPQHRGISYFLVDMRSAGIDVRPLREITGEALFNEVFLDEVFVPDDMLVAEPGDGWRLARTTLANERVAMAGSRLAKSTERAVELAAVGLTAAQEVRVGQAVALSTVCSLLGVRSTLRSLAGQGPGPESSVAKLLGVRNRQDASELVVSLHGDRALTDAEDVRADVWEMLNTRCLSIAGGTTQVLRNVAGERILGLPR, encoded by the coding sequence ATGTCGATCGGGATCTCCGACGAGCACGTCGAGCTGGCCGACAGCCTGCGCAAGTGGGCGGCGAGCCTGGACGGGCCGGCGCTCGTCCGGGCCGCCGAGGGCGAGGCGGCCGAGCCGTTCGCCGCGACCTGGCAGGCCGTGACGGAGATGGGCGTCGCGACGATCGGGCTGCCCGAGGCGGCCGGCGGCGGGGGCGGCTCGGAGCTCGACCAGGCGGTCGCGCTCGAGGCCTGCGCCCGGGAGCTGGTGCCCGGCCCGCTGCTGGGCCCGGTGGTCGCGCAGGCGCTGCTCGGGGAGACCGAGGTCGCCGCGGCGATCGGCGGGGGAGCCGTCGTCGCGATCGGCCTCTCCGACCTGGTCTGGGACGTCCCCTCGGCCACGCACGTGCTGGCCGAGGTCGCGGACGGGTGGCGGGTGCTGCCCGTCGAGGCGGTCACCGTCACCCCCGGCACGGGCCTGGACCTCAGCCGCCGCTACGGCGCCGTCACCGTCGAGGACCCCGCGGCCGGCGTCGCGGTGCCGGGGCTTTCCCGCGAGCTGCTGCACCGCACGGCCGTCACGTACGCCGCGGCGGAGGCCGCCGGGCTGGCCCGCTGGTGCCTGGACACCGCGGTGGAGTACGCCAAGGTGCGCGAGCAGTTCGGCCAGAAGATCGGCGCCTTCCAGGCGGTCAAGCACCTGTGCGCGCAGATGCTCGAGACCGTCGAGGCGATCACCGGGGCCGCCTGGGACGTCGCGTCCGCCGCGCGGCCCGGGACGGCGGGGGCCGACGACGACCAGTGGGCCTTCGCCGCCGACGTCGCCGCGGTGACCTGCTTCGACGGCGCGGTCGAGGTCGCGAAGAGCTGCATCCAGGTGCTCGGCGGGATCGGGTTCACCTTCGAGCACGACGCCCACCTCTACCTGCGTCGCGCGGTCGCGCTGCGCAGCCTGCTCGGCAGCACCGACGAGGCCGCCCGCCGGCTCACCGCCCGCGCGGTCGGCGGCACCCGGCGCCGGCTCGAGGTCGACCTGGAGGGGCGGGACGAGGCGGTCCGGGCCGACGTCCGCGCGCGGGTCGAGGCGATCGCGGCCCGCCCCGAGGACGAGCGGCGGGCCGCCCTGGTGGACGCCGGCTACCTCATGCCGCACTGGCCGGCGCCGTACGGCATCGGCGCGGACGCGGTGACCCAGCTCGTCATCGACACCGAGCTCGCGCGGGCCGGCGTCACCCGGCCCGACATCGTCATCGCCGGCTGGGCGCTGCCCACCATCCTCGAGCACGGCACCGACGCCCAGCGCGAGCGGTTCGTCGCGCCGTCGCTGCGCGGCGAGCTGGTCTGGTGCCAGCTGTTCTCCGAGCCCGGCTCCGGCTCCGACCTCGCCTCCCTGCGCACGCGGGCGGAGAAGGTCGAGGGCGGCTGGCGGCTCACCGGGCAGAAGGTCTGGACCTCGGTCGCCGACCGCGCCGACTGGGGGATCTGCTTGGCGCGCACCGACCCCGACGCGCCCCAGCACCGGGGCATCTCCTACTTCCTCGTCGACATGCGCTCCGCGGGCATCGACGTGCGGCCCCTGCGCGAGATCACCGGCGAGGCGCTGTTCAACGAGGTCTTCCTCGACGAGGTGTTCGTGCCCGACGACATGCTGGTCGCCGAGCCCGGCGACGGCTGGCGGCTGGCCCGGACCACGCTGGCCAACGAGCGGGTCGCCATGGCCGGCAGCCGGCTCGCCAAGAGCACCGAGCGCGCCGTCGAGCTCGCCGCTGTCGGCCTCACCGCCGCCCAGGAGGTGCGGGTGGGTCAGGCGGTCGCACTCTCGACGGTCTGCTCGCTGCTCGGCGTCCGCTCGACGCTGCGCTCGCTCGCCGGCCAGGGTCCCGGCCCCGAGTCGAGCGTGGCCAAGCTGCTGGGCGTCCGCAACCGCCAGGACGCCTCGGAGCTGGTCGTCTCGCTGCACGGCGACCGGGCGCTGACCGACGCCGAGGACGTCCGCGCCGACGTCTGGGAGATGCTCAACACCCGGTGCCTCTCGATCGCCGGAGGCACCACCCAGGTGCTGCGGAACGTCGCCGGCGAACGCATCCTCGGACTGCCGCGATAG
- a CDS encoding prenyltransferase: MSELLPYVEGVLSASQVAETAASIAAMQEASGAVPWTTGEHVDIWNHVEAAMAMLVGGQVEAAERAYAWVPTMQRADGSWPMKIVAGEVDDERGEVNMSAYFAVGLWHHWLVRRDLAFVERFWPSVRAGLDWVVGQQLPFGGIRWTPTEEGALLAGSSSIYQSLRAGVALADLLDDPQPEWELAGGRLGHAVREHRDLFLDKATYSMDWYYPVLGGAVRGDAAFALLETRWDDFVVPGLGIRCVDTNPWVTGAETCELVMALDAIGDHRRAMGLLADMQHLRAEDGKYWTGWVFGDDVNWPHEWTTYTAAAVVLAVDALGEVAGHASAGSGIMRGTSLAPHFSELALECGCASADELARSAGRPS, encoded by the coding sequence ATGTCTGAGCTGCTCCCGTACGTCGAGGGCGTGCTCAGCGCCTCCCAGGTCGCCGAGACCGCCGCCTCGATCGCGGCGATGCAGGAGGCCTCCGGTGCGGTCCCGTGGACGACGGGTGAGCACGTCGACATCTGGAACCACGTCGAGGCCGCGATGGCGATGCTCGTCGGCGGCCAGGTCGAGGCCGCCGAGCGCGCCTACGCCTGGGTGCCGACGATGCAGCGCGCCGACGGCTCGTGGCCGATGAAGATCGTGGCCGGCGAGGTCGACGACGAGCGCGGCGAGGTCAACATGTCGGCGTACTTCGCCGTCGGCCTCTGGCACCACTGGCTGGTCCGCCGCGACCTGGCTTTCGTCGAGCGGTTCTGGCCGAGCGTGCGCGCCGGCCTGGACTGGGTGGTCGGCCAGCAGCTGCCCTTCGGCGGGATCCGGTGGACCCCGACCGAGGAGGGCGCGCTGCTCGCCGGCTCCTCGAGCATCTACCAGTCGCTGCGGGCCGGCGTCGCGCTCGCCGACCTGCTCGACGACCCGCAGCCGGAGTGGGAGCTGGCCGGCGGCCGGCTCGGCCACGCCGTGCGCGAGCACCGCGACCTGTTCCTGGACAAGGCGACGTACTCGATGGACTGGTACTACCCGGTCCTCGGCGGCGCGGTCCGCGGCGACGCGGCCTTCGCGCTGCTCGAGACGCGGTGGGACGACTTCGTCGTGCCCGGCCTCGGCATCCGCTGCGTCGACACCAACCCGTGGGTGACCGGCGCGGAGACCTGTGAGCTGGTGATGGCCCTCGACGCGATCGGCGACCACCGCCGCGCGATGGGCCTGCTGGCCGACATGCAGCACCTGCGCGCCGAGGACGGCAAGTACTGGACCGGCTGGGTCTTCGGCGACGACGTCAACTGGCCCCACGAGTGGACGACGTACACCGCCGCCGCCGTGGTCCTCGCCGTCGACGCGCTCGGCGAGGTCGCCGGCCACGCGAGCGCCGGGTCGGGGATCATGCGCGGGACCTCGCTGGCCCCGCACTTCTCCGAGCTGGCGCTGGAATGCGGCTGCGCCTCAGCCGACGAGCTCGCCCGGAGCGCCGGCCGTCCGTCGTAG
- a CDS encoding sugar O-acetyltransferase, translating into MTAGEATDTRSMRERMEAGELYVADDPEIGEASAVALDLMAAYNATSVRQAPLRRLLLEQLLGSIGEGTELRPPIHVDYGSNITIGARCFANFGLVALDVAAITIGDDVQIGPNVQLLTPTHPLEPGPRRDKWEAASPITIGDNVWLGGGAIVLPGVTIGENTVVGAGAVVTKDLPANVVAVGNPARVVKELTDG; encoded by the coding sequence GTGACCGCCGGGGAGGCGACCGACACCCGCTCGATGCGCGAGCGGATGGAGGCCGGCGAGCTGTACGTCGCCGACGACCCCGAGATCGGCGAGGCGAGCGCCGTGGCGCTGGACCTGATGGCGGCGTACAACGCCACCTCGGTGCGGCAGGCGCCGCTGCGCCGCCTGCTCCTCGAGCAGCTCCTGGGCTCGATCGGGGAGGGCACCGAGCTGCGGCCGCCGATCCACGTCGACTACGGCTCGAACATCACGATCGGGGCCCGCTGCTTCGCCAACTTCGGCCTGGTGGCGCTCGACGTCGCCGCGATCACCATCGGCGACGACGTGCAGATCGGGCCGAACGTCCAGCTGCTCACCCCCACCCACCCGCTCGAGCCCGGGCCGCGGCGGGACAAGTGGGAGGCGGCCTCGCCGATCACCATCGGCGACAACGTCTGGCTGGGCGGCGGGGCGATCGTGCTGCCGGGGGTCACGATCGGCGAGAACACCGTCGTCGGCGCCGGCGCGGTCGTCACCAAGGACCTGCCCGCCAACGTGGTCGCCGTCGGCAATCCCGCCCGCGTGGTCAAGGAGCTCACCGACGGCTGA
- a CDS encoding class I SAM-dependent methyltransferase, translating to MLTVDFDRLGLRPGDRVLDMGCGAGRHAFEMYRRGGDVIAFDMDADELANVRDLFVAMKEAGEVPEGAEADVKEGDALQLPFADGEFDRIVAAEVLEHIWADVDAIKEMVRVLRPGGTLAISVPRWLPEVVNWKLSSDYHNAEGGHIRIYTDHELIDKVTKAGRPNDGTPGDAMVFLGKDYAHGLHTPYWWIKCAVGVTNDEHPLAKAYHKLLVWEIMKQPTALKVAGKVLDPLIGKSMVLYFQKPAAGADV from the coding sequence GTGCTCACCGTTGACTTCGACCGCCTCGGGCTGCGCCCGGGGGACCGCGTGCTCGACATGGGCTGCGGCGCCGGGCGGCACGCCTTCGAGATGTACCGCCGCGGCGGTGACGTGATCGCGTTCGACATGGACGCCGACGAGCTGGCCAACGTGCGCGACCTCTTCGTCGCGATGAAGGAGGCCGGCGAGGTGCCCGAGGGTGCCGAGGCCGACGTCAAGGAGGGCGACGCGCTCCAGCTGCCCTTCGCCGACGGCGAGTTCGACCGGATCGTCGCCGCGGAGGTCCTCGAGCACATCTGGGCCGACGTCGACGCGATCAAGGAGATGGTCCGCGTGCTGCGGCCCGGCGGCACCCTGGCGATCTCGGTGCCCCGCTGGCTGCCGGAGGTCGTCAATTGGAAGCTCTCCTCGGACTACCACAACGCCGAGGGCGGCCACATCCGCATCTACACCGACCACGAGCTCATCGACAAGGTCACCAAGGCCGGCCGCCCCAACGACGGCACCCCCGGCGACGCGATGGTCTTCCTGGGCAAGGACTACGCCCACGGCCTGCACACGCCGTACTGGTGGATCAAGTGCGCGGTCGGCGTCACCAACGACGAGCACCCGCTCGCGAAGGCGTACCACAAGCTGCTGGTCTGGGAGATCATGAAGCAGCCCACCGCGCTCAAGGTGGCCGGCAAGGTCCTCGACCCGCTCATCGGCAAGAGCATGGTGCTCTACTTCCAGAAGCCCGCCGCGGGTGCCGATGTCTGA
- a CDS encoding class I SAM-dependent methyltransferase codes for MTNTADHATAQPTDGPTDWLGHALAAKGFMPEDEGMLLHRVALERLAHGPALEVGTYCGKSAIYLGAAAREVGGPQAVVFTVDHHRGSEENQAGWEHHDASLVDPELGVMDTLPTFRRTLRLAGLEDQVVAVIGRSTTVSAHWRTPLSMLFIDGGHAEEHAQNDYAGWARWLEVGGLLVIHDVFQHPADGGQAPYHVFLRALASGAFEEVEALGSMRVLRRTAGAPGELVG; via the coding sequence GTGACGAACACGGCCGACCACGCGACCGCCCAGCCCACCGACGGGCCCACCGACTGGCTCGGCCACGCCCTCGCCGCCAAGGGCTTCATGCCCGAGGACGAGGGCATGCTGCTGCACCGGGTGGCGCTCGAGCGCCTCGCCCACGGGCCGGCGCTGGAGGTGGGGACCTACTGCGGCAAGTCGGCGATCTACCTCGGCGCCGCGGCGCGCGAGGTCGGCGGCCCGCAGGCGGTCGTCTTCACCGTCGACCACCACCGCGGCTCGGAGGAGAACCAGGCCGGGTGGGAGCACCACGACGCCAGCCTCGTCGACCCCGAGCTCGGCGTGATGGACACCCTGCCGACCTTCCGCCGCACCCTGCGGCTGGCCGGCCTGGAGGACCAGGTCGTCGCCGTCATCGGCCGCAGCACCACGGTCAGCGCGCACTGGCGCACCCCGCTGTCGATGCTGTTCATCGACGGCGGGCACGCCGAGGAGCACGCGCAGAACGACTACGCCGGCTGGGCCCGCTGGCTCGAGGTCGGCGGCCTGCTGGTCATCCACGACGTGTTCCAGCACCCGGCCGACGGTGGCCAGGCGCCGTACCACGTCTTCCTGCGGGCGCTGGCGTCCGGCGCCTTCGAGGAGGTCGAGGCGCTGGGCTCCATGCGGGTCCTACGACGGACGGCCGGCGCTCCGGGCGAGCTCGTCGGCTGA
- a CDS encoding WS/DGAT/MGAT family O-acyltransferase, producing MFDRLSGLDASFLYLETPSQLMHVCGFILLDPSTMPEEYSFARLQATIDERVRDTPAFTRKLRRVPLGLDHPIWVRDKQFDIERHVHRLALPRPGGLAELTELAGHLAGLPLDRSRPLWEMWVIEGYDAGLGHDLVAVFMKMHHATVDGVSGANLVSHLCSLEPEAPPLGTADDQRYGRDADHLELLGRAVLSNVTKPLHAARLLTPSVRSVASTIGRARAGTAMAAPLTAPRTSFNGTITSHRTIALVDMELEQVREVKAATGTTVNDVVLTVAGGALRSYLADRGELPEDSLLATVPVSVHGTSQRSAGVNKVSALFAKLGTDEEDPLVRLEEMATRNKHAKEHHNAISADALQDWAEFAAPRTFGLAMRTYAGLRLAERHPVVHNLVISNVPGPPVPLYFCGAEVLGLYPLGPVFHGAGLNITVMSNHGHLHVGVIACRESVPHPEDLVQRFPVELDALRAAVARSGTSSVG from the coding sequence ATGTTCGACCGGCTGTCGGGGCTCGATGCGAGCTTCCTCTACCTGGAGACGCCGTCGCAGCTGATGCACGTCTGCGGCTTCATCCTGCTCGACCCGTCCACGATGCCCGAGGAGTACTCCTTCGCCCGGCTCCAGGCGACGATCGACGAGCGGGTCCGCGACACCCCCGCCTTCACCCGCAAGCTGCGCCGCGTGCCGCTGGGCCTGGACCACCCGATCTGGGTGCGCGACAAGCAGTTCGACATCGAGCGCCACGTGCACCGCCTCGCGCTGCCCCGCCCGGGCGGCCTCGCCGAGCTCACCGAGCTGGCCGGGCACCTCGCCGGCCTGCCGCTGGACCGCTCGCGGCCGCTGTGGGAGATGTGGGTGATCGAGGGGTACGACGCCGGGCTGGGCCACGACCTGGTCGCGGTGTTCATGAAGATGCACCACGCCACCGTCGACGGCGTCTCCGGCGCGAACCTGGTCTCGCACCTGTGCAGCCTCGAGCCGGAGGCCCCGCCGCTGGGCACGGCCGACGACCAGCGCTACGGCCGCGACGCCGACCACCTCGAGCTGCTCGGCCGGGCGGTCCTCTCCAACGTCACCAAGCCGCTGCACGCCGCGCGCCTGCTCACCCCGTCGGTGCGGTCGGTGGCCAGCACGATCGGGCGGGCCCGGGCCGGCACCGCCATGGCCGCCCCGCTGACCGCGCCCCGCACCTCCTTCAACGGCACCATCACCAGCCACCGGACGATCGCGCTGGTCGACATGGAGCTGGAGCAGGTGCGCGAGGTCAAGGCCGCGACCGGCACCACCGTGAACGACGTGGTGCTCACCGTGGCCGGCGGCGCGCTGCGCTCCTACCTCGCCGACCGCGGCGAGCTGCCGGAGGACTCGCTGCTGGCGACCGTGCCGGTCTCGGTCCACGGCACCTCCCAGCGCTCCGCCGGGGTCAACAAGGTCTCCGCGCTCTTCGCCAAGCTCGGCACCGACGAGGAGGACCCGCTGGTCCGGCTCGAGGAGATGGCGACCCGCAACAAGCACGCCAAGGAGCACCACAACGCGATCAGCGCCGACGCGCTGCAGGACTGGGCGGAGTTCGCGGCGCCGCGGACCTTCGGCCTGGCGATGCGGACCTACGCCGGGCTGCGCCTGGCCGAGCGCCACCCCGTGGTGCACAACCTGGTGATCTCCAACGTGCCCGGCCCGCCGGTGCCGCTCTACTTCTGCGGGGCCGAGGTGCTCGGGCTCTACCCGCTGGGCCCGGTCTTCCACGGCGCGGGCCTGAACATCACGGTGATGTCGAACCACGGCCACCTGCACGTCGGGGTCATCGCGTGCCGCGAGTCGGTGCCGCACCCCGAGGACCTGGTGCAGCGCTTCCCCGTCGAGCTGGACGCGCTGCGCGCCGCGGTCGCCCGGTCGGGCACCAGCTCGGTCGGCTGA
- a CDS encoding CDP-glycerol glycerophosphotransferase family protein, with the protein MHDAAILAYFADDTTRTYQLVQWLPVLELLQEQHPVAVVARDPAAAELLAAHTSLPVELAVSFPELTELYAAVDPKVVLYCNNSMLNFQSLLHGRALHVHINHGESDKQSMASNNAKAYDRVFVAGEAAVQRHVAGLLELDTSRLVRTGRPQLDLRLEPLLEPTDRRTVLYAPTWEGDAEYNDYTSVDTIGPDVVRAILAVPDVRLVYKPHPKVVTSTTPGVRDGHRAILALLDEAVRREPDAGHVAILLGDILAVMPDCDAMVTDVSSVGLDWLYLRTERPIFITDRHHDAERLRQEVPVSRCADVLDDVDVSALTELLTARLAHDEHHLARVAMRHHYFDDLAVGDSTVRFLDAVAELVARRDALLGESAPGAAITA; encoded by the coding sequence GTGCACGACGCCGCCATCCTCGCCTACTTCGCCGACGACACCACCCGCACCTACCAGCTGGTGCAGTGGCTGCCGGTGCTCGAGCTGCTCCAGGAGCAGCACCCGGTGGCCGTCGTCGCGCGGGACCCGGCGGCGGCCGAGCTGCTCGCCGCGCACACGTCCCTGCCCGTCGAGCTGGCGGTGTCGTTCCCCGAGCTGACCGAGCTGTACGCCGCGGTCGACCCGAAGGTCGTCCTGTACTGCAACAACTCCATGCTCAACTTCCAGTCGCTGCTCCACGGCCGGGCGCTGCACGTGCACATCAACCACGGCGAGAGCGACAAGCAGAGCATGGCCAGCAACAACGCCAAGGCCTACGACCGGGTCTTCGTCGCCGGCGAGGCCGCCGTCCAGCGGCACGTCGCAGGGCTGCTGGAGCTCGACACCTCGCGCCTCGTGCGCACCGGCCGGCCCCAGCTGGACCTCCGCCTCGAGCCGCTGCTCGAGCCCACCGACCGGCGCACCGTGCTCTACGCGCCGACCTGGGAGGGCGACGCCGAGTACAACGACTACACCTCGGTCGACACCATCGGCCCCGACGTCGTCCGCGCGATCCTCGCCGTGCCCGACGTGCGCCTGGTCTACAAGCCGCATCCCAAGGTCGTCACCAGCACCACCCCGGGCGTGCGCGACGGGCACCGCGCGATCCTCGCGCTGCTCGACGAGGCGGTACGCCGCGAGCCGGACGCCGGCCACGTCGCGATCCTCCTCGGCGACATCCTCGCGGTGATGCCCGACTGCGACGCGATGGTCACCGACGTCTCCTCGGTCGGGCTGGACTGGCTCTACCTGCGCACCGAGCGGCCGATCTTCATCACCGACCGCCACCACGACGCCGAGCGGCTGCGCCAGGAGGTCCCGGTCAGCCGCTGCGCCGACGTCCTCGACGACGTCGACGTGTCCGCGCTGACCGAGCTGCTCACCGCCCGGCTCGCGCACGACGAGCACCACCTGGCGCGGGTGGCGATGCGGCACCACTACTTCGACGACCTCGCCGTCGGCGACAGCACGGTCCGCTTCCTCGACGCCGTCGCCGAGCTCGTCGCCCGCCGCGACGCGCTCCTCGGTGAGTCCGCCCCCGGCGCCGCCATCACCGCCTGA